From Candidatus Nanopelagicales bacterium, the proteins below share one genomic window:
- a CDS encoding YdeI/OmpD-associated family protein has protein sequence MTARDSFASLSFSNHRGYVLWIEDAKKDETRSARVLKSIESLEAGKKTH, from the coding sequence ATGACGGCGAGAGACTCCTTCGCAAGCCTGTCCTTCAGCAATCATCGCGGCTACGTGCTGTGGATTGAAGATGCCAAGAAGGACGAGACCCGATCAGCGCGAGTGCTGAAGAGCATCGAGTCCCTTGAAGCAGGAAAGAAGACGCACTGA
- a CDS encoding DUF1905 domain-containing protein, which produces MSAPSPSTMPSSSNAAATSAGKRVPVVVTIKKHSYWTTSAPYNGRYLIPVSTENREAAGIKAGESITDGLAVEPAPREVSVPADLASELRRI; this is translated from the coding sequence ATGAGCGCGCCTTCACCGAGCACGATGCCTTCGTCGAGCAACGCTGCAGCCACTTCAGCCGGCAAGCGGGTTCCGGTCGTCGTGACGATCAAGAAGCACTCATACTGGACTACGAGTGCGCCGTACAACGGTCGCTACCTGATTCCTGTGAGCACTGAGAATCGTGAAGCTGCAGGCATCAAAGCCGGCGAGAGCATCACGGATGGATTGGCAGTCGAACCGGCCCCTCGTGAAGTCAGCGTCCCGGCCGACCTCGCCTCCGAGCTGCGGAGAATATGA
- a CDS encoding ABC transporter permease, whose product MTTTVHTSDMAEPLSGGTGLAPANDPLVPATQKTRSVMVYLSFAWLALVVFSALFASLLPIGSYEVPIGRPRQPPQFGSIEMLLGTDQLGRSVLARLVYGARVSLLVGTVSGIAGFTIGTTLGMIGGYFGRKIDAVITIVTDALLAFPALILLLALSSILTPSLQTMMIGLTLIVVPTFVRLSRATTIAWNAREFIRAARNMGAGNTRIIARELLPNVLPPIATYLPIVIAALIVAEGSLSFLGLGIPPPTPSWGGMIASGKDVIANYPALVFIPAGVIFLAVFSLNQAGDFLRVRLDRTMQD is encoded by the coding sequence ATGACGACAACCGTGCATACAAGCGATATGGCGGAGCCGCTATCCGGCGGAACAGGCCTCGCCCCCGCAAATGATCCGCTGGTTCCGGCGACGCAGAAGACGCGCTCCGTCATGGTGTATCTATCGTTCGCGTGGCTGGCGTTGGTTGTCTTCTCGGCGCTGTTTGCCAGCCTGCTGCCGATTGGCTCCTACGAGGTTCCTATAGGAAGGCCACGCCAGCCCCCACAGTTCGGCTCAATTGAGATGCTGCTGGGCACTGATCAACTTGGTAGATCCGTTCTGGCCAGGCTCGTCTATGGAGCAAGAGTCTCACTATTGGTCGGAACCGTTTCAGGGATAGCCGGCTTCACCATCGGTACGACGCTGGGGATGATCGGCGGGTACTTCGGACGAAAGATTGATGCGGTCATCACTATTGTCACTGATGCCCTCTTGGCCTTCCCCGCGCTGATCCTCCTGCTTGCGCTCTCTTCCATCTTGACCCCGAGTTTGCAGACGATGATGATCGGATTGACCCTCATTGTGGTGCCCACGTTCGTGCGATTGTCGCGGGCGACCACGATTGCATGGAATGCTCGTGAGTTCATCCGAGCAGCGCGCAATATGGGAGCTGGAAACACCCGGATCATCGCTAGGGAACTGCTGCCGAATGTACTGCCGCCAATCGCCACCTACCTGCCGATTGTCATCGCAGCTCTCATCGTCGCGGAAGGTTCTTTGAGCTTCCTTGGACTCGGCATCCCTCCGCCAACTCCAAGCTGGGGCGGGATGATCGCATCCGGCAAAGACGTGATCGCCAACTATCCAGCCTTGGTATTCATTCCAGCAGGAGTCATCTTCCTGGCTGTGTTCTCACTCAATCAGGCTGGAGACTTTCTCCGGGTTCGCCTTGATCGCACGATGCAGGACTAG
- a CDS encoding ABC transporter permease: MLRSSSSRIARSLLVILIVTFAVTAMLSLAPGSVAGVILGENATAEQVAALNEKLGLNQPILVQYWNWMINALQGDLGNSAITGQSVTSAIIERIPVTLELAILAVSMALVIAVPLAIISATRPGSRTDRVINAFSSMFLSIPAFVAGPVLIYLLAVQFNLFPVNGWSRIEEDGLLLNLRSAFLPALAIALPEIASFHRLLRTDLITTLREDYIAAARAKGMTGSFVLVRHALRPSSFSLVTLFGINLGRAIGGAVIVESLFSLPGLGQLVVTSISARDITMATGVVVFTAVVYVVINTFIDFSYGFLDPRVRKGSTS; this comes from the coding sequence ATGTTGCGATCATCTTCAAGCCGAATTGCACGGAGCTTGCTCGTGATATTGATTGTGACATTTGCCGTCACTGCGATGCTGAGTCTGGCTCCTGGTTCCGTTGCCGGCGTGATCCTGGGCGAGAATGCCACGGCTGAGCAGGTGGCAGCACTAAATGAGAAGCTGGGATTGAACCAGCCAATTCTGGTGCAGTACTGGAATTGGATGATCAATGCGCTGCAAGGAGATCTAGGCAACTCAGCAATCACAGGTCAGTCGGTAACGTCTGCCATCATCGAGCGAATTCCCGTCACACTTGAGTTGGCAATTCTTGCGGTTTCGATGGCACTCGTCATTGCAGTGCCCCTAGCGATCATCTCCGCCACGCGCCCGGGTTCTCGCACGGATCGAGTGATCAATGCATTCTCGTCGATGTTCCTGTCGATCCCCGCGTTCGTTGCTGGGCCCGTGCTCATCTACCTGCTCGCAGTGCAATTCAATCTCTTCCCGGTCAACGGGTGGAGTCGCATCGAGGAAGACGGACTCCTGCTGAACTTGCGTTCTGCATTTCTCCCGGCTCTTGCAATTGCCCTTCCCGAGATTGCTTCCTTCCACCGGCTCTTACGCACCGATCTCATCACCACATTGCGCGAGGACTACATCGCAGCAGCACGGGCAAAAGGCATGACTGGATCATTTGTGCTGGTGCGGCACGCACTTCGTCCGTCATCGTTCTCCCTTGTCACCCTCTTCGGCATCAACCTCGGTCGAGCAATTGGTGGCGCGGTCATCGTGGAGAGCCTGTTCTCGCTGCCTGGCTTGGGACAGTTGGTGGTCACTTCCATATCTGCGCGCGACATCACGATGGCAACGGGTGTGGTCGTATTCACCGCTGTCGTCTATGTCGTAATCAATACGTTCATTGATTTCAGTTACGGATTCTTGGATCCAAGAGTGCGCAAAGGATCAACCTCATGA